The following proteins come from a genomic window of Pirellula staleyi DSM 6068:
- a CDS encoding ATP-grasp fold amidoligase family protein: protein MQSMLHTFPKQQLSSLQILMRRWHIQQRYFRKFFELVNFEDPQSFREKTNYRKLYGNQPLYAQLADKYRVRQFVEQRIGAEHLVPLLGVYDRLTPEIFDTLPHQFIIKANHGCKWNKIVWDKSQLDIPATVKHFNQLLRRKYGLTSGEFHYALIEPKIVVEQLLVADGKEPVDYSVFCFHNSRGFEFGFNVEIQDTKRHIHFDQDWNVLEAHCSPEEVERYRRPKNHEQMVGLAERISRGFDFVRVDLYNLEGQIYFGEMTFTASAGLHKHGTPKRAALRNSQWELDRNNPLLYLQPHTIKQPGRFALATRGA, encoded by the coding sequence ATGCAGTCGATGCTCCACACCTTCCCGAAACAACAGCTCAGCTCGCTGCAAATCCTGATGCGCCGCTGGCATATTCAGCAGCGTTACTTTCGCAAATTCTTCGAGCTTGTGAACTTCGAAGACCCGCAAAGTTTTCGTGAGAAAACGAATTATCGCAAGCTCTACGGCAACCAGCCTCTCTACGCGCAGCTGGCCGATAAATATCGTGTCCGTCAGTTTGTCGAGCAGCGGATCGGCGCCGAGCACTTAGTGCCGCTACTGGGTGTCTACGATCGACTCACTCCCGAAATTTTCGACACACTTCCCCATCAATTCATCATCAAGGCCAACCACGGCTGTAAGTGGAACAAAATTGTCTGGGACAAGTCGCAGCTCGACATCCCGGCCACCGTGAAGCACTTCAACCAACTCCTGCGACGCAAGTATGGACTCACCTCAGGCGAGTTCCACTATGCGTTAATCGAACCGAAGATTGTGGTCGAACAGTTGCTAGTTGCCGATGGAAAAGAGCCGGTCGACTATTCGGTTTTCTGTTTTCACAACTCGCGCGGTTTTGAATTCGGTTTTAACGTCGAGATTCAAGATACGAAGCGACATATCCATTTTGACCAAGATTGGAATGTGCTCGAAGCACACTGCTCTCCTGAAGAGGTCGAGCGTTATCGTCGGCCCAAGAATCATGAGCAGATGGTGGGACTTGCGGAGCGAATCTCGCGTGGTTTCGATTTTGTACGAGTCGATCTCTACAACCTCGAAGGTCAGATCTACTTTGGCGAAATGACGTTCACCGCGTCAGCTGGACTGCATAAGCATGGAACACCCAAGCGTGCGGCGCTTCGCAACTCGCAGTGGGAACTCGATCGCAATAACCCGCTGCTCTATCTCCAGCCGCACACGATCAAACAACCGGGCAGATTTGCTTTGGCTACGCGCGGCGCATAA